The Candidatus Krumholzibacteriia bacterium genome includes a region encoding these proteins:
- a CDS encoding UDP-N-acetylenolpyruvoylglucosamine reductase, with protein sequence DENHRSAGSFFTNPVVDDDTLGTVLERAGRLDPEATPPRWEIGPGHTKIAAAWLIERSGFGKGHGTGEAGLSTRHVLALVNRGRANTQDLIDLAREVRDGVLDTFGVRLRPEPVPLGFEPGEVDDLWR encoded by the coding sequence ACGACGAGAACCATCGCAGTGCCGGGTCCTTCTTCACGAATCCGGTCGTCGACGACGACACTCTGGGCACCGTTCTCGAACGCGCGGGTCGCCTCGACCCCGAGGCCACCCCGCCGCGCTGGGAGATCGGTCCCGGACACACGAAGATCGCTGCCGCGTGGTTGATCGAGCGCAGTGGATTCGGCAAGGGCCACGGCACGGGCGAGGCGGGACTGTCGACCCGCCACGTCCTCGCCCTCGTCAACCGCGGCCGAGCGAACACCCAGGACCTGATCGACCTCGCCCGCGAGGTCCGGGACGGCGTGCTCGACACCTTCGGGGTGCGCCTGCGCCCCGAGCCGGTGCCGTTGGGCTTCGAGCCCGGAGAGGTCGACGACCTGTGGCGTTGA